A part of Cydia strobilella chromosome 15, ilCydStro3.1, whole genome shotgun sequence genomic DNA contains:
- the LOC134747879 gene encoding uncharacterized protein LOC134747879 has protein sequence MSIGKLSVFDVKCGVWSSYVDRLKMYLKVNKVADDMKLPVLIASMGDEAYELLVNLASPKEPEKLTFAEAVKCMSDHLQPAPSALAERFRFRQRRQGADETIAGYVAELKKLSRYCKFEDKLDDNMRDQFVCGIRSDIIRQRLFAESDGVTYARAVKVATALEAAERDSAAVEAKGSRESEASGSGGGGGEPAAVHALAPAGGSGLRKRRGGGVGPAWASQQRPGFARANWPSGGPTVGPQQRYPSCGACGAQNHTYGSCRYKTFICSKCQRTGHLRRVCPEWARAERSGLHFGNVQQMEDADISGNEYDIEQELNHLCLNDYKPI, from the exons ATGTCGATCGGAAAGTTAAGTGTGTTCGACGTTAAGTGCGGGGTGTGGTCGTCGTACGTGGATCGGCTCAAAATGTACTTAAAAGTTAATAAAGTGGCGGACGATATGAAGTTACCAGTGCTTATCGCGTCTATGGGGGACGAAGCATACGAACTATTAGTGAATTTGGCTAGCCCGAAGGAACCTGAAAAGTTAACATTTGCCGAGGCGGTAAAGTGCATGAGTGATCACTTACAACCGGCGCCATCGGCGTTGGCAGAGCGGTTCCGGTTTAGACAAAGGAGACAGGGCGCGGATGAAACTATAGCCGGTTATGTAgcggaattaaaaaaattgtcaaggtATTGCAAGTTCGAAGACAAACTGGATGACAACATGCGGGATCAGTTCGTATGTGGAATAAGGAGTGACATTATTCGCCAGCGGCTGTTTGCTGAGAGTGACGGCGTGACCTATGCGCGAGCGGTGAAGGTCGCGACCGCCCTCGAGGCGGCGGAACGGGACTCGGCCGCGGTGGAGGCGAAGGGGTCACGGGAGTCGGAGGCCAGcgggagcggcggcggcggcggggagCCGGCCGCGGTACATGCGCTCGCGCCGGCCGGCGGGAGCGGCCTACGCAAGCGGAGAGGTGGCGGAGTGGGCCCGGCATGGGCCAGCCAGCAGCGGCCGGGCTTCGCGAGGGCCAACTGGCCCAGCGGGGGCCCTACAGTCGGGCCGCAACAGCGCTATCCGTCTTGTGGGGCCTGTGGCGCGCAAAACCATACCTACGGGAGCTGTCGCTATAAGACCTTTATCTGCAGCAAGTGCCAGCGCACGGGTCATTTACGCCGGGTTTGCCCAGAGTGGGCAAGGGCGGAGAGAAGTGGCCTGCATTTCGGAAATGTGCAACAGATGGAGGACGCGGATATCAGCGGGAATGAGTATGACATCGAGCAAGAATTAAACCATCTGTGCTTGAACGACTATAAACCA ATATAA